The Paenibacillus sp. RUD330 genome has a segment encoding these proteins:
- a CDS encoding M23 family metallopeptidase encodes MPMKFRVSSEYGVLEEIRGGREHHGVDLAMPQGTELHSITSGTVERVVNHGADNIGRGVIIRTDSGELHVYGHMDSVAVHAGERVFPGELLGMSGNTGHSSGPHLHFGLIKDGGFADPTGLIPDLQRYSGEIAGPSILGIKGPAGWVADKVVDHAAEHVAHGARDHILHWLAEAGGVLVDLSYGIGLIGCSVLIILGALGMRDGYRWSGLVFGAYSLIRLLGGGLSR; translated from the coding sequence ATGCCGATGAAATTTCGCGTCAGTTCCGAATACGGCGTCCTCGAGGAGATCCGCGGCGGCCGGGAGCACCATGGTGTCGATCTGGCAATGCCGCAGGGGACGGAGCTGCACAGTATCACGTCCGGCACCGTGGAGCGGGTCGTCAATCATGGGGCCGACAACATCGGCCGCGGCGTCATTATCCGGACAGATAGCGGCGAGCTGCACGTATACGGCCACATGGACAGCGTCGCGGTGCATGCCGGCGAGCGGGTATTCCCCGGCGAGCTCCTTGGCATGAGCGGCAACACCGGGCACAGCAGCGGTCCGCATCTCCACTTTGGGCTGATAAAGGACGGCGGCTTTGCTGATCCGACTGGCCTGATCCCTGACCTGCAGCGTTACAGCGGCGAGATTGCCGGACCGTCCATCCTCGGCATCAAGGGGCCGGCGGGCTGGGTGGCCGACAAGGTCGTGGATCATGCGGCGGAGCATGTTGCGCACGGCGCTCGGGACCATATCCTCCATTGGCTTGCTGAGGCTGGCGGGGTACTTGTGGATCTCAGCTACGGCATCGGCCTGATCGGCTGCAGCGTGCTCATCATCCTTGGAGCGCTCGGCATGCGAGATGGCTACCGCTGGTCGGGGCTGGTCTTCGGGGCTTACTCTCTTATCCGACTGCTCGGAGGAGGGTTGAGTCGATGA
- a CDS encoding accessory gene regulator B family protein, translated as MNEPLAYKIAVAWKALIPDHPISVPVLKFSIEIFLNLTPIIITTLLLSLLTGQTSEVIAVMIGFGILRQLSGGFHFKSSLQCFIVSTIGITICSLVSFQNEAAIISITLLNIVLFALFAPSNIEGQSRIKKRYYPLLKFLSIIVIVSSLFTNSSEIVTAFFIQGLSLIRLRRKEEIV; from the coding sequence ATGAACGAACCCCTAGCATATAAAATCGCCGTTGCGTGGAAAGCTCTGATTCCTGACCACCCCATTTCTGTTCCTGTTTTAAAATTTTCAATCGAAATCTTTCTGAACCTCACCCCTATTATAATAACTACTCTATTGCTATCCCTACTAACGGGACAGACCTCAGAAGTTATAGCCGTTATGATCGGCTTTGGGATACTTCGACAGCTATCAGGTGGATTCCATTTTAAATCAAGCTTACAATGTTTCATCGTTTCAACCATTGGAATAACGATTTGTTCTTTAGTGAGTTTTCAAAATGAAGCTGCAATTATAAGCATTACGCTGTTAAATATTGTCCTTTTCGCTTTGTTTGCTCCTTCAAATATTGAAGGCCAGAGCCGGATTAAAAAGAGATACTATCCATTGCTCAAATTTTTATCTATAATCGTAATTGTAAGCTCATTGTTTACAAATTCATCAGAGATTGTAACTGCTTTTTTTATTCAGGGGTTGTCATTAATAAGGCTTAGAAGGAAGGAGGAGATTGTATGA
- a CDS encoding cyclic lactone autoinducer peptide, whose translation MKKALVKVAYPAASLFSLVALMFVSTASVWFVHQGDTPEELLR comes from the coding sequence ATGAAAAAAGCACTCGTGAAGGTTGCCTATCCGGCTGCGTCGCTATTTTCTTTGGTCGCGCTGATGTTCGTTTCGACAGCAAGTGTGTGGTTCGTTCATCAGGGTGATACCCCTGAAGAACTTCTCCGATAG
- a CDS encoding ParM/StbA family protein, with amino-acid sequence MSIIGIDAGGSAVKLYDGRQFKQFPSPIGYDWRERNLQQTHGEHDFEWEYGGQRGFAGTLAMYESELAESTKGDSKAHPDARLRVLIALHQYAPGSEHQIVVGQPIRTHTPEQKLQIKEMLQGRHEITINGERRVIVIRRCEVAAEGVAAGLLVPSLGIVRVIDIGSGTVNLGTLQDRRFVDRASDTLVNGMETLRNPDPVAFARAIIAHAIRLKWKSDDVVVLCGGGAEALLPDIRMHFTSAQLLKPGMNLYANVEAFHLIAKGLYGGVQ; translated from the coding sequence CTGTACGACGGTCGGCAGTTCAAACAGTTCCCCTCCCCCATCGGTTATGACTGGCGGGAACGAAATCTTCAGCAAACCCACGGTGAGCATGACTTCGAATGGGAATACGGTGGGCAGCGCGGTTTTGCTGGGACTCTGGCGATGTATGAAAGCGAGTTGGCGGAAAGCACCAAGGGCGATTCGAAGGCACATCCGGATGCTCGCCTGCGCGTCCTGATCGCACTTCACCAGTATGCACCTGGATCGGAGCATCAGATCGTCGTGGGGCAGCCCATCCGAACGCATACGCCGGAGCAAAAGCTTCAGATCAAGGAGATGCTGCAGGGCCGGCACGAGATCACCATCAACGGGGAGCGGCGCGTCATTGTCATCCGCCGATGCGAAGTGGCGGCCGAAGGAGTGGCAGCAGGACTCCTTGTTCCAAGCCTCGGCATCGTGCGGGTGATTGATATCGGGAGCGGCACGGTCAACCTCGGCACGCTGCAGGACCGGCGCTTCGTGGATCGAGCGAGCGATACGCTTGTGAACGGTATGGAGACGTTGCGGAATCCGGACCCAGTTGCTTTTGCACGAGCAATCATTGCACATGCAATCCGCTTGAAGTGGAAAAGCGACGACGTCGTCGTATTATGCGGCGGTGGAGCTGAAGCATTGCTACCCGACATCAGGATGCATTTCACGTCCGCGCAGCTGCTCAAGCCCGGCATGAATCTCTATGCAAACGTCGAGGCGTTCCATCTGATAGCAAAGGGGCTGTATGGAGGTGTCCAGTAG